AGGCAGAGTCCATGGGAACTTGATTCCAAGCATGGTTGAGCTGTAGCCCAGTACTTGGCAGGAAAAATACGTAGCCTGTTCACTCAAAGCCATGGCTTTCGTTTTGGCTCCATTGTTGCTTGTCTTGCTTTGTCCTTTTCCTCCTCTTGTCCGTGCAGCAGAACATGAACATGGAGACGACTACTACATGGTAGTGGCCGTGAGCTCGCTGAAACCAAAAGCCTCATCCTACTGCTTGGGACACAGGGGTATGTTGGTCAGGGCGTCAggcaatgcatgcatgcatgcactacgTACTGCAGTACTGCTGTATTCAATTTGTTCCAGCAACCATCTGctttatgcatgcatgcatgcatgcatgagtaCGTGTTTTTTTTCATAAGGACTTACGTTTATGTTGTGTTACATTTGACGACATGACATGATGCAGTGATTCCGCCCCCCAACGGCACGTGGATACCAGTGGATCTCCCTCACGGCCCCTGCTCGCTATCCTCGTCGAACGCGGCGGCGCCACCGTCCGTGGCCGAGCTGCTCCGCCGGGACCAGCGCCGCGCCGACGACGTCCAGAGGAGGCTGTTTATTAGCAAGAATGGCACCAACGACAGCAAGGCTGATAAGCCACCGGCGGATACTGATGAATCAGAGCTCAACACCGGGGCCAGAACGCAAGTCGAGATGGGCACAACGGCGGACACTAATTCAAAGGCGATGAGCTTTGACCCTGCGGCGACCGTCGGCGGCAGCGGGGCGGCGCCGCTCCGGCCGGGCGTGATCCAGACGGTGGTGCTGGACACGGCGAGCGACGTGCCGTGGGTGCAGTGCGTGCCGTGCCCCGTGCCGCCGTGCCACCCCCAGACGGACACCTTCTACGACCCGACCAAGTCGCCCACGTACGCCGCCTTCTCCTGCGGCTCCCCCTCCTGCCGGCAGCTCGGCCCCTACGCCAACGGCTGCGTGAACAACCAGTGCCAGTACCGGGTCACCTACCCCGTCGACGGGTCGTCGACGTCGGGCACGTACAGCTCCGACCTGCTCACGCTCAACCCCAACACCAGGATCAACAACTTCAAGTTCGGGTGCAGCCACGTCGACCAGGGCAACTTCGACAACACCACCGCCGGGATCATGGCGCTCGGCGGCGGCCCGGAGTCGCTGGCGTCCCAGACCGCGTCCACCTACGGCCGCGCCTTCTCTTACTGCATCCCGCCGTCAGCGAGCTACTTCGGCTTCTTCGTCCTCGGAATGCCGCGGGCCGCGTCGTCGTCGAGGTACGTGGTGACGCCCATGCTCAGGGACAAGCGGGCGCCGGCGACATTCTACCGCGTGCAGCTCCGGGCCATCACCGTCGGCGGGCAGCGACTGAGCGTGCCGGCCACGGTCTTCGCCGCCGGCACGGTGCTGGACTCCCGCACGTCCATCACGCGCCTGCCGCCGACGGCGTACCAGGCGCTGCGCGACGCGTTCAGGAGGAGCATGAGCATGTACCGCGCGGCTGCACCTAAAGGCAGCCTCGACACCTGCTACGACTTCACCGGCGTCCGCAGCGTGAAGCTGCCCAAGGTCGCGCTGGTGTTCGACGGGGACGCCACCGTGCAGCTGGACCCGTCGGGCGTCCTCTTCCACGACTGCCTCGCCTTCACCTCCAGCATGGATGACCGCATGCCGGGGATCCTCGGCAACGTGCAGCAGCAGACCATCGAGGTGCTCTACAACGTCGGCGGAGGGTCAGTCGGATTCCGCCGCAACGCCTGCTGAGTGCTCAGGCTGCCTCGACTCACCGAGGCCTGCTCTACTACATCGCTCAAGCTATAGCTCATTGGGAGATGCATGAGGTAGCTTGATTATTGTTCAACTAAATAAAGCCAAGATGCGCAACTTGTGCACATGTTTGTGGCTATGTATTACTCCCTGTTAATTTTACAAGGCTGGGTGGGTGTAAAATGTCATATATGTATCTATTTTTATAATCTAATACTattatactctctctctctctctctctctctctctctctctctctctctctctctctctctctctctctctctctctctctatatatatatatatatatatatatatatatatatatatatatatatatatatatatatatatatatatatatagacacacacacgtaATAATATACTAGATAAGTGTCCGTGCCAACGGATGCAACATAAATTGAACGGGATGTTTGGTAACCAAGACAAAATCAAGAATATATCAATTCAATTTTGCACGTGTGTTataccatgataatgtctagaaacacattcattatcgtaatgaatctgaaataaaagctaggCTTAGAGCTTGTTGTCCGAAAGTTACGACAAGCATCAGTTGCCTGAAAGGCTAAAAATTTATTGCTA
The nucleotide sequence above comes from Miscanthus floridulus cultivar M001 chromosome 18, ASM1932011v1, whole genome shotgun sequence. Encoded proteins:
- the LOC136522738 gene encoding aspartyl protease family protein At5g10770-like codes for the protein MAFVLAPLLLVLLCPFPPLVRAAEHEHGDDYYMVVAVSSLKPKASSYCLGHRVIPPPNGTWIPVDLPHGPCSLSSSNAAAPPSVAELLRRDQRRADDVQRRLFISKNGTNDSKADKPPADTDESELNTGARTQVEMGTTADTNSKAMSFDPAATVGGSGAAPLRPGVIQTVVLDTASDVPWVQCVPCPVPPCHPQTDTFYDPTKSPTYAAFSCGSPSCRQLGPYANGCVNNQCQYRVTYPVDGSSTSGTYSSDLLTLNPNTRINNFKFGCSHVDQGNFDNTTAGIMALGGGPESLASQTASTYGRAFSYCIPPSASYFGFFVLGMPRAASSSRYVVTPMLRDKRAPATFYRVQLRAITVGGQRLSVPATVFAAGTVLDSRTSITRLPPTAYQALRDAFRRSMSMYRAAAPKGSLDTCYDFTGVRSVKLPKVALVFDGDATVQLDPSGVLFHDCLAFTSSMDDRMPGILGNVQQQTIEVLYNVGGGSVGFRRNAC